tctttgttgAGAGAAAGTGAAATTTCAGAATTTTGTGTGCTTTTGGAGGCATTTTGCTTTGTGTACTGCTTTGACAATGGCGGTAGCGTTGTGTCATGGAGTTGCTGATTCTTTGTTTCCGGTTTGTTTGGGGTTTAGCCTTATTGTTATGTATGATGCTATCGGTGTTCGGCGTCACGCTGGGACGTTTGGGGTTTAGCCTATTGTTATGTATGAAAAAGCAGATTTgctgctcctcaggcgaggaacAGCAACTGCTCACCTGAGGAGGTGGACGGTGGATGGAGTTTGACGGTGGCGGGTGGAGACGGATGGTGGCGGGTGGAGACGGGCGGTGGTGAGTGGCGACGGATGGTGGTCAGAAATTTTAAGAAGAAAAAAGGAAAGGAAAAAAGAAGGGGAAgggaagaagaaagaaaaaaaaggggaaaaaagGTCCTTTATTTTTcagtaataaataaataaattattggatttttgaaattataaagatataattgaaaataaaatttattaaatatcaatttaagagataaataatatattatgggttttttcaatttttttcggAAAGTGTAACACACTTGCTTAGCTGAGAGTTAGAGGAACTTTTTGACCGAAAAACGCAAATTATGGATCTGTTTGATCAGACacgtcaaaaataaattttttaatatttcatacCAAGTTGagagggtgaattgatcctttgttcccaATGTTGAAGTCTATGCTGGTGGAGAAGTGGCTATTCGAGACAATATCTTATTGGCAaaggaaataaattttattcccATTGtagttcaatctcttgaacaaaCCTTCTTGCATGTGATGAAGTTAGTTTGATTATGCAGAATTGTCTATGTTTATTCGATGTTAACAGTTGTGCATGAGTTtatttattgagaaaattactTTAAGATctcacatttgtcataatttacagtttgatatcttttgtttgaaaatcaaacgagtTGGTATTCTACTTTCAGTCTCGTCAACAATTAGAGGCTTCTTTTAATTCCGTTGATAATTTGATATTCactttaaacgatttggtaccttaCTTTCAATTACGTTAATAATTtggtaatttattttcaaacgatttgatatctcACATTTAATTCAGTTAATAATTTGGTACCTATATTTAAAAGAAGGTTGTGagtatttgtaaaattaaaactgagataccgaatcgtttaattttcaaataagaaataTCAAACTATAAATTACAACATATATGAAAGTCAATATAGATTGATTGTCCATTTCTTAGCAAGAATAGCTCTTGTAAACTCAATTCCACATCAAAATCGAATGACATTTATCCCaacatacatttttttttgtacaTTGATTATACAGCTTTTTCATTAATACAATTTACTTTtgtgaaggaaaaaaaatataaactccaAAATGAATATAGAAAATAGTTTTTTCCCGAATTGAATTGGTCCTTGTTTTAAAAGTTAGGATCCCATCATTATTTTCCATCAACTAGTAaacaaaaaaacagaaaaattcctaacttttttgttttgaaaatctacaaaatatgaaagaagaaaaaaaaaattaacaaaacttAAAAGGCAGAAATCTCTCAAAATCTAAAAACATTAGCTGCCCAAAAAGGAATACAATTAAATTAAGTCacccttttaaatttttgcacAGTTAGAGacacaataaataattaataaatatattcagACTTCTCcatcaaaacttttaaataaatccCATTAAACCCATAAACCCCACTTCCCTCCACATCTCTATAAATCTCTtaccataatttttatttatagtaacTTTTTTATACATAGAAACCCATGAAAAAGATTAGATTTTTATTTGCTGTATTTTACACTTACCATAGCTGCACTTTTAAACAGCAAGTTACCTAGCCGGAGGTCAGTTCAACCACCACAAACCACCGCCTTTTCTGGGTGGGTTTTCATTTTTCTGACCAGTCACCACCAccacttttttcttttatgaattgTCAGCGcttgaaaactaaaaaaagtgaataaaaaaagaaagaaaacccCTTTATAAgccaacaaaatattttattttaaaaactttttaaaattttaaaaagagttTATATGTAAGAGAGATTAAATGCTAAAATTAGTCTAAAAAAGTCCAAAGTCCAATCTTGACCAGCCACTTCTTCATCTTCTCTCTGTATTTATTTACTCACTGTATGTGTTCCTTCTCTCAACTTTTAActcattaaaatattattattttttgttattatttccccattatttttgtattgtcAACTGAACTGACAATTATACAATATAGAGAGTAGGTAGACACACACAGCACAAGATTGGTTACCAACAACAAATTTCAGGAGACTAAACCAAAgggtttattttaaatttcatttcttttttggGTTTTGTTTTATCCAGGTAAAGATTTGATCTTGGTCTTtcttttagtttataatttattatgtttattagAGAAAGGTTTAATTTTTGAGTACATTTTGATATGAAGAAGAGGAGATTAGTAGAGGGTATATAAAGATGGTGGTGGATCAGAGAATTGTATTAGCATTGGTTTGTGTATTGTTCTTTAAAATTCAGCTTTCATTTGAGCAAACATTGAATTCACCACTTGAGAGAGATGCTTTGCTTAAGCTCAGATCTTCTTTAGGTATTAGGAGCAAGGAATGGCCTATAAAGGGCAATCCTTGCACAAATTGGACTGGTGTTTTGTGTGCAAATGGAAGTGTTTCTGGTATTAACATTTCGGGTTTTAGAAGAACTAGAGTTGGTTCTCAGAACCCGCAATTTGTTGTTGATGCGCTTGTGAATTTAACTCGGTTGACTTCTTTTAATGCTTCGAGATTTAGGCTGCCTGGTTCTATTCCTGATTTGTTTGGTCAAAGTCTTGATTCTCTTCGCGTTCTTGATCTTCGTTTTTGTGATGTTCGTAATGCTATTCCTTTGAGTTTAGGGAATTTGACTAGTTTAACTAGTTTGTACTTGTCTGGTAATAGTTTAGCAGGGTCGATTCCTTCGAGTTTGGGTCAATTGGTGTTGCTTTCTGTTCTTGATCTTTCGCAGAATTCGCTTACGGGATCTATTCCTGTTTCTTTTGGTTCACTTGCGAATTTGACTAGTCTTGATATGTCGAATAATTTCTTTTCTGGGTCGATTCCTCCTGGCATTGGTACGCTTTTCAAGCttgtttatttgaatctttCGAGTAATCAGTTATCGTCTGCAATACCTGCTCAGCTTGGGGACCTTAGTCAGTTAGTTGACCTTGATCTCAGCTTCAATTCATTGACTGGGTCAGTGCCAGAAGATTTGAGAGGGTTGAGGAATTTGCAGAGAATGCTGATTGGGAATAATTTGCTCTCCGGCCCCTTGCCGGTCAACTTGTTTTCTGCATCAAGTCAGTTGCAAATTGTGGATTTGAAGAACAATGATTTGACTGGTTCTGTTCCTAATGTTCTGTGGACAGTGCCAGGAATTCTCATTCTTGACATCTCTGGCAACAATTTCACTGGCTTTCTGCCAAATGTTACTGTGACTGCTAATGCCACTGCTTCGAGATTGAATATATCCGGGAATTTGTTTTATGGAGTTCTCAGGCCTATACTGAGAAGGTTCAGTTTTGTTGATATGTCTGGTAATTATTTTGAAGGCGGGGTTCTCGATTTTGTATCTGAGAATGCTTCTCTAGTTAGCAATTGTCTCCAAAATGTGTCAAATCAGAGAAGCTTGTCTGAATGTGCATCCTTTTATGCTGAAAGGGGTCTGATTTTTGACAATTTTGGGCTCCCCAATTCGACACAGCCTTCAGCTGAAAAATCTAAAGGGAAGAGCAACAAAAAGGTAATCATATTGGCAAGTGTTATCGGAGGCGTTGGGCTAATTCTTATCCTTTTGGCTATTCTGGTACTGTTTCTCCTTTGCATCCGTAAGAGAGGTGGCAGTACAAATCAAAGAGGGGTTGTTGTTGGGCCAGCTCCTGCTGGCAGCGCTCCGCCTCCACCTGAAGCAGCAGTCAGCTTTTCGAGTTTAGGAGACACATTCACATATCAGCAACTGCTCAAAGCCACCGGTGATTTCAATGATGCAAACCTCATCAAGCATGGCCACTCAGGGGATCTCTATAAAGGTTTCTTGGAAGATGGAATCCCTGTAGTCATAAAAAGAGTAGATTTGCTGTCCATTAAGAAGGAGTCTTACTTAGTTGAGTTGGACTGTTTCAGTAAAGTGTCGCATCTCAGATTGGTTCCTTTCATGGGACACTGCTTAGAGAACGAGAATGAGAAGTTCCTGGTTTATAAGTATATGCCTAATGGGGATTTGTCTGGTGCCTTATATAGAAAAACGACTTCAGATGATGATAGTTTGCAATCCTTAGATTGGATTACGCGACTAAAAATTGCAACAGGAGCCGCAGAAGGTCTATCTTGCCTCCATCATGAATGTACACCACCCATTGTACACAGGTAAAGAGTTGCTTTGTGTTATTATCAtgcctttattttattttattttaattttttatcagcATCTGTTGTTAACTGTTCTAACGCGCTTTGTCAAAAGTGTCTAACCTTTTTCGATGATAAAGGTTtctacaaaaaatattttaactattttatgtGATGTTTTCTGTTCGGGAATACCTTTTCTAGAAATAATATAGTAAGTAACAGTAGCTTGTTGAGTTTGGTTTCATTTATGAGTATTTCTTGTTTGCAAATCTAAGAACCAACAGAGTGAAATGCTGTTAAAGATTAAACATCGAGaattaaagttaaattaaaGTTCTTGATTTTAAAGTCAAAACTATTTGCATGTTACGAAGCTGAAATGAAGCTCTAACTACATAACTTTGTTGCAATTGCTTGAGCTTGCATTCGAGAAGCGATTTTTGTGCAATTTCAAGAGTAAGCATGGGGTGTATCCTAGTTATATGAGAAATATATGATCAATTCAATGTAGTGGCCAAAAAGGTCCTTTTCTGGTCTCCACATATCCTTTTCTGGTCTCCACATATTGGTCCGACAAGCTTAGCATAGAACGTATTTGGCTGTCTGCTCATATGCTTTGAACATTAATAGAACTTTGAGATATTATTCATAAACCGAAGCTAGTGATCTAACCTCTATAATACCGGTTAATGATACATCAAGTCAGAAGCAGAAAGGTAAAGCCGGTGCTTGAGCTGATTTAAAgggaattctttttttttttaaagaatagtTATGTGTATGTGTTGGGTTGGGTGGGAGGTGGTGGCATTTAGACATTTTTGGCTGTCATTCATTAAAAGCTTTAGTAGCTTACGTCATTTAAACCTGCAAAAGTTTTACTACTGAGGCAATtgctgaattttttaattttgacttaACAGAGATGTTCAAGCAAGCAGTATACTCCTTGATGACAAATTTGAAGTACGGCTTGGGAGCCTTAGTGAGCTTTGTCCTCAAGAAGGTGATACTCATCAAAGCAGGATTACCCGGTTGTTGCGGTTACCACAGTGAGTATTGTTTTACAATTGCTCTATTTAGATAATTTGCAAAATTTTGTCCTGGACTGAATCATGTTTTGTTAGTGATTTGTATCAACGGATATACTAAGACTTCTTTTcttgtctttttcttttgtgcttgttgagaaattaaaatgtACACGATTCtggattttaatgtttggcCTCTTATAGGAAATGAGTTTGTGGTAACTAGTTTACTTTCCCTTGAATGCCATCTATTGCTTCAagtcaattaatttaaatttattatgtgAATTTATTACTTATTCATGATGCTCAAAACATTTCAAAGCTATTGCGTACTTCAGAATTTTGATCCTTAAAATACCCGATAACTATTTTGAGAATGTTTCCTCATTCTACTATTAAAgtcttagattttttttcttaaaaatatatgaataaccCCGCAGTGTGCATGAGTTTTGTGGTTTGCGTACCAAGTAATGTAGCTTTCATCTTTCTTGGACATGATTAGAAGTTGTACACTCTGCAtatatttcatgttatataattttcaaCTTGATTTCTGCTACTATCCTAGCTAATCTATTGCACTATTGCATTGAAAAGCTTGAGCCAGATGTaaatttgatgcttttaattataaaattgaactTCTTTTGCTTACCTATTTTTCTTTGGAACCATGTGCAGGTCATCGGAGCAGGGCACTTCTGGTACGTAGAGATATATGTTTGAAATatcgctttgatttgtttaataaagtGTTTAATTCTGTATATTGGCTGTAAAAGTTGACCATCCAATCAGAAATAGTCATAGGCCGCTCTATTGCCTGCGGATATTCGCTATTTTCAAACCTTAGTACCTTCTTATCCTGCATATTATTTGAAAGCTAAGGTCGAGACTTGGATAAGAAACGAACACCATTCACCATTAATGTCCTGCCAACGGAAGTGGCTTAAGTGTACACAAATAATCTTTGAGATTGGATATTTTGTTATGTGGCAGGATATCAGTTAGAAGTTACTAGAGCCTTCTTTCGAGTCCCAAATCAATGTGAAGTTTGTTACTGACTGTCTGCAAAAAATGCTTGCAATCTATAAGACagcttatttattttatgtttttcttttggCTGCAGTAACCCTTACTCTTTTCATTGAGCCGATTAATGGAGAATTGGGTTCTCAGCTCAATGATTCTTCTAAATTAGTTTTAGCTCTGCTAATTAGCAAATTTAGAAAGGAAATGTTT
This window of the Mercurialis annua linkage group LG5, ddMerAnnu1.2, whole genome shotgun sequence genome carries:
- the LOC126681182 gene encoding probable LRR receptor-like serine/threonine-protein kinase At2g16250, with the translated sequence MVVDQRIVLALVCVLFFKIQLSFEQTLNSPLERDALLKLRSSLGIRSKEWPIKGNPCTNWTGVLCANGSVSGINISGFRRTRVGSQNPQFVVDALVNLTRLTSFNASRFRLPGSIPDLFGQSLDSLRVLDLRFCDVRNAIPLSLGNLTSLTSLYLSGNSLAGSIPSSLGQLVLLSVLDLSQNSLTGSIPVSFGSLANLTSLDMSNNFFSGSIPPGIGTLFKLVYLNLSSNQLSSAIPAQLGDLSQLVDLDLSFNSLTGSVPEDLRGLRNLQRMLIGNNLLSGPLPVNLFSASSQLQIVDLKNNDLTGSVPNVLWTVPGILILDISGNNFTGFLPNVTVTANATASRLNISGNLFYGVLRPILRRFSFVDMSGNYFEGGVLDFVSENASLVSNCLQNVSNQRSLSECASFYAERGLIFDNFGLPNSTQPSAEKSKGKSNKKVIILASVIGGVGLILILLAILVLFLLCIRKRGGSTNQRGVVVGPAPAGSAPPPPEAAVSFSSLGDTFTYQQLLKATGDFNDANLIKHGHSGDLYKGFLEDGIPVVIKRVDLLSIKKESYLVELDCFSKVSHLRLVPFMGHCLENENEKFLVYKYMPNGDLSGALYRKTTSDDDSLQSLDWITRLKIATGAAEGLSCLHHECTPPIVHRDVQASSILLDDKFEVRLGSLSELCPQEGDTHQSRITRLLRLPQSSEQGTSGSATAMCAYDVYCFGKVLLELVTGKLGISSASEAQLKEWLDQMLPYISIYDKELVTKIVDPSLIIDEDLLEEVWAMAVVARSCLNPKPSRRPLMRYILKALENPLKVVREENPGSARLRTTSSRGSWNAALFGSWRSTSDVAVIPAGSSTMQEGTSSLKHSGTSNSGGSGQNGGGDHSSSHRRYSREIFPEPSEGQNVERQGQV